The window CAACGGAGAGTTGGCATGTGCTTAGGAAAGTAGCAAAGATGTGAGTGTAAATATCCCATCTCTGTGACTCCTGCTTCAGGGAATTACAGGAATCCGGTTCTCTGGAGGGGAGAAGTGTTATATTAAATCGCAAATCAAGGCCAACCTTCCAGAGGTGGAGACACTCAACAAGGAGTCATTGATGTTTGACCTGGTACAGTAAGCTACACTTTTagggaaaaaaaggtgctatctagaacctaaaagggttctccggctgtccccataggagaaccctttgaagaaccccaaaagggttctatgtggaaccggaaagggttctccctggaaccaaaaagggttctcctatggggacagcgtaagaagaaccattttggaaacctttttttctaagagtttaTATACTAAACATAACTAGCCATAATGCTATAACTGACCGTATTACACTAACTTTATGTGAAAATATAGACACCCCCTTCTGTTCTAGATTTTCATTCATATTACTCAAGGATATGTCAATGATTCATTACAGCTTTACATAAACACATTCATttgtttacatacatttttttgatAGAGTGACGTGGATGCAAAATGCATTATTAATGGTGATAAGCCTGTGCCCGTACTGTATTAATAATGGCCTCATAAGGTGTCTTTCACCCTGTCAGGAAGATGAGATCGTGCCAGTGAAGTTTGATGAGGAGTCTCTGATGTGGGTGGCTGCTGACCAGCCCCTGAAGGACAGCAGCTTCCTCAGCACCAAGATCCTGGACCTCTGTGGAGACCTGCCCATCTTCTGGCTCCACCCCACCTATCCTAAAGGTTTCTCTGTCATGGCTCTTGCTTATCACATGGCTTGGTGATAGAATGAGAAACACAAAGTTAAGTGTAGAATAGGTATTGGCTGTTCTAGAATGAGATATGTAATTGTTATAGAACGAGATTATAGATTGCAAAATAGATAAAGTTGTTAGAGAATGAGAAGTGATAGACTGTAAACCACAAGACAGGAGTTGTAGAACTGGTTTTCCCAATTTACAGTAGAACTGTCCTCTACCCAATAATAAACACAGACCAGTCAGTGGCCCTTCATCTGTAAACGTCATTTACATGCTTTAACCATTCTGATTTGTCTTTCAAAAGTGAGCAAGACAACCTGAACATTCTCAGGATGTACATTATTTGGAGACTTAAACTAGAGTCCCCTATTGTCTTACATTAAAAAAGAATGATCTTGAAATATGCAAGGAATCCTTGATATCACTGTAACTAATTCAATTATTCAGCACGACAGAGAGACCGAGTAGATGTAAGAATTTTGCTCGGAGGACATTTGTGGTGTGCCTTGTGGTTATTGACCCAATACCTATGCCTCCTGTGGCTTCAtggaacagatggagagaggagaaagagagacacccAGAGAGCCAAGCGTCAGTTTGACATGGAGGAGTTTGAGGCAGCTGCtgaggagaggaacacagtgaGCCGTGCAGAGAATAGCACCTCCAAGAGAGCCacagaggaggaggcggaggccACGGGCTCAGCAGCCACCGGCTCTGCCTACAACCCAGAAAACCCCTACCATGTGAGTACTGAGAAGTCGGTACACTTTAAAGAGGAGTTGTTTTCTTCAAGCTTTGATTATATTTTGGCACCCCAGGTTTCCTTTGTAAGATACTTCACTGAACGGTGAGCTTCCAAGTCTGTGTCAGGGCAAAACATGTCataacatgggggggggggggggtctgtgcaaACCCACACTCAATGCTCACTAGATTAGTTGGAAAGTGCCATGGGTGGGTTGGTGTTAGATGAACAGCTGCCATCTAAGGTCACTAGCAGTAGGTGATAACTTTACACCCCGTGTTTATGGCCCTGCGTTTCACAAACGGAAGTGAAAATCATTACCTCCTTTGCCACTGCACGTCGATTCAGCTTGTTAGAACCGTAGGCTATGCCGAAAAGGGGACAGTTGGAAAACTGAAAAGAAATGGTGTGCTGCATATGAAGTTAATTTGAAAACATTGAACAGAAACATGAATAACTTACCTCCCACTCCACAGCGCAatcaggagggagaggagggcaccATGACCTTTGACCCAATGCTAGACCACCAGGGGATCTGCTGCTCAGAGTGCCGACGCAGCTACACCCACTGTCAGAGGATTTGCGAACCGTTGGGCGGCCACTGGCCTTGGCCCTACAACTACAGAGGCTGTCAGGTAGCTTGTCGAGTGATCCTGCCTTGCCGCTGGTGGGTGGCCCGCATATTAGGTATAGTGTAAGTAGGACACCCATTTTCTCAAGCCAAATATACCAATTATGCCAAATACACCAAACATCTGAAAGGTCATGTTCTGTAAGCAATATTGTAATTTCTATGCAGATATTTATTTTGTAACTTTTAATTTGGTTGTAAATACCTGATGGCAGTAGGCGAGCGATGCTTGCTAGGATGAAACAGGGACCTCAGCCGCATGATTTAGTAAGAAAAGGCCAGCCAAGCCACATTTCCACCTGGACCCTCGTGGCAACATTTAGCATATACAGCACGTACACCTTCTCTGCAGGCAACACTTGAAAAGACAAAAAGGCCAAAACAAATGAAGCACAGCAGTAGCTTTTGATTTAGGGAATAAACATAACCTGATATCTGTCTTTTCTTTTTAACATATCTTTTCAGTAAACATATTATAGCCTAACAATGCTTTTTTGCACTACACTGTCTTTGATGGAATGTATGGAAATGTATACAGTGATCATTATAAATGCTTAATAAAGATAATGTACAGTTTCTATGACGGTATGGTGTAGGTCTCCCCTGAAACCAATGACAGTGCTAATCACATCTTCGTTGAGGTGAACTAATGTCATCTAATGTGAAATGAGTGTCAGGGAAATTGACATTTCATTTCAGTAAAAGTGACACTCCAGTAAAAAGCAATGAGACAGGTGTGGAGGGAGGTTAAGCAGCCACATAACATGATCACAATGTCCTGCCAACCCATTTTCC of the Oncorhynchus masou masou isolate Uvic2021 chromosome 10, UVic_Omas_1.1, whole genome shotgun sequence genome contains:
- the cnmd gene encoding leukocyte cell-derived chemotaxin 1: MGETSEKVPIAEDFEQCLPPAYSTSATKTPVAVGRLLRFGAAALIAGAVLMLCGSIGAFYLWKASDKNVYNVHYSMSINGKVEEGSMEIDSDNNLERFRTGSGNDEALEIHDFHIGITGIRFSGGEKCYIKSQIKANLPEVETLNKESLMFDLEDEIVPVKFDEESLMWVAADQPLKDSSFLSTKILDLCGDLPIFWLHPTYPKDGERRKRDTQRAKRQFDMEEFEAAAEERNTVSRAENSTSKRATEEEAEATGSAATGSAYNPENPYHRNQEGEEGTMTFDPMLDHQGICCSECRRSYTHCQRICEPLGGHWPWPYNYRGCQVACRVILPCRWWVARILGIV